The sequence below is a genomic window from Alligator mississippiensis isolate rAllMis1 chromosome 16, rAllMis1, whole genome shotgun sequence.
CCACGGGGTTTTTTAAATTCGGCTTCATGAACAGTTTCACCTAAATTAAAAGTTCTCGGGCTGGTTAGCTATGCAGATCCTACTGATCCttatctgtgggcatgtctacacgtgcttttacGTGcgactaaacttaatgcacattagcctaatgcacattaaggcgatttaggcgcacgtctacatgtgcacgtgGATTAAGGCACATTACTGAAAGTATGcagaccaacttgggactaaagttagtcccgagTCAATGGACATACACCATCTTAATGTGCAtttgtgtgtctacacattcactaatgcgacttagctattcacacataaatttgatacctgctttatgcaggtatcaaatttaggctcaaatagcctaaaatcaccatttttaaggtgcattaagggcatgcatgtatagacacgtgcccttaacgtgcattaaattgggctgatgcacaataaatgtgcacacgtagacacacccagtgagtgtCTGGGCAACTGCTGCGATAACAGGCTAGAGAAGTATGGAAACGGGTATGTAGCAAGGTATGTTGGTGAATCCTATAGGTGAATTTTAGTACAAGCATTTGTCTGAAAATTGAGACTAGTAGGAAGTGTTATCTGCAAGtttcctgctttaaaaaaatctcatgagtgTCACATGAACAATCATGTGATGGGAGTATGGAAAGCCCCTGGCAAGCAGTGAGTGACCAATcaagagggggaaaaggaagcTTTGAAAGTATTTAGCAAAACCCTTGCATTAATTGAAGTGAATGGGGGGAGCTCTTGCCCCATTTTAACAGCAGACTGTTCCCTTTGCCTTTTTTAACGCTTAAGCAGATGTGCAATTGTGGCATACAGTTatgtccccttccctgctgtgctccGGAAGTGGCTTCATGCCAACATTCGAGGGCACCGATGCTCACCTCTCAATTGTGCGTCGCTTGGTTAGATGGTTTGGGATCAGCAGCGAGGAAGGTGCAATGGAAATGTGGAAGGTGGCTGACTGAATCGCTCTTCCCCTATTCTGCCAGAAACCGGCCCTCCCCTGAAtggctggtgggtgctgcctccagACATGCTATGGCTTCTCCTCGGGTGAAGGAGCTGGCCCGTCCAAAAGAGGTCAGCCAGGCCTGGGAAGCAGAGCGCTCCGTCTACACCATCGTACGTAGATCCGCGGGGACAGGGAGTCCGTCGCTTGTCTGTCTGTCCGCCTGTCGGGGAGCCCATCGTCTGCCCATCTGTGGGGTTCTGCACAGAGGGAGTATTTGGGGCTGTGCGTGTTGCGTTTCTGCATCAGCCATAATGTTTTGAACCCTCAGACCCTTACCATACCCATGCATTCACTTTTCACATTTTATGACAGCAGCTCAGGGGCATGAGACTGGAGCCTTGCAGTCGCAGGGGCTGGATGAGCATCTTGTAAAAGATGAGCCTGAAAAGCTTGCAGGGTCAGCACTGCAGAAGAAACCGGGGCACGGCATGAAGCTGCTGGCCCAAGTCACCCGCTGCCCACTGACTCCTACTCTTACATCCGTGGCCACAAGGCTCTGGCAGTCCCTTTTTTGGCATGGAAACATTTTACCCTGCTTTGCATTAACCTAAATGACTGTACAATGAGCAGGCCAATGGGAAAATCAGGCCCTTTGTATCCCGAAAGACAAAATCGGGCCGCACAGCACATCAGCAGCCTGCAGCGACGGCTGGTTGAGAGTCGTTATTCTTCCTCCGGGGCTCGACAAATGCGTGGCGCTTTGAGGATCTCCGGTTAAACGTATCCTCTAATGCACAAGTCTCGGAGCAACTCTCTTTGATTCTGTCCCTGACTCAGATatgggggtgggcaggcaagGAGGCCCATAAATATGGCATCCTATTTATGAATCATGAAGTTGCATGTGTTCCATGCACGGATGCCTGTTCAATTAATGGGACGCCTGCTGTTGTTTCCCTCCAGTTACTGTAAACTCGGAAGCTTGCAGCTCCTGTTTTACgttccttctcttctctcctaTTGACGCTGCAGAGCTCAGCTCCAAAGCAGCATCTGGTTTTTGGGGGAAGTTGTTGCATCCTCAGAACCCCCTTTAGCCCATTTCCATCTGGGTTGAGCTCCTGGTCCGCATGGAAGTCATTGGCTCGGCACAGACTCTGCCAGTTGCTCTATTCTCTGGATCTGCTCACATGCCCGCACAGCTGTTGTGTTTGTGTAACCCTCTTTCCTGGCTGAATGTACCCCGCGGGCCCAAGGTTACGTCCCAGATCTTTTAACGCTTGCGGAGATTGTTGTGTCGCACAAACGATAGGGACATGAGTTGGGGGAGCATGAGATGCCGCctgacccagagcagggtgcgAAGGCCCAAAGGGTGCGGGTTGTCGAAGTCTGAGTTCACGCAAATCTGTAGTGTTAAACTGATGACGTACAtatggagctgggaggcagagaaaaCTGACCCAATCCTTTGATTTCAGGTGAGCGAAGGTGCCAGGAAAGCGGCTCCTCGAGAACGAACCATCCATCTAGCGAAGCCGAAAAGACGGGACTTCTCGGCCTGCCTGAATGCCACTTCCATCCCTCCTCCAAGAAAGCATTTTACCAGAACCAAATCCTTAGCTAGTAAGAGCGCCTCTTCCTCACCCTATTAGCAGCAACACGCCTTTCCCCTCCAGGCCATTCCCGCTGCTTCCCATCCCTAGGGACCACACAGCAAAATCAATCGATCAGTGTCTTTCAGAGACAAAGAAATATCTGAGCCTTGTAAGACCAGCTTCTCAAACAGAGCTCATTGTGGATGTGTAGCTTCTCTCATTATCTGTCATCTCCCCTTCCTATCCCGCTTTCTGGTCCCAGAAGTCCTGCCTCCAGCAAGCGGTTCTCAAATGTCTTATCTGCAGTCTAGGTTGCATTAGTGTTTGTAGACCTTATGAACTACCCAAGTACTGAGTATTATTCTTCTTTTAAGAAGGGGCATTGTCAACCGGGGAGAACCCAGCACCGGTGTGGGGGTCGGAAGACCTGAATACTAGAATCAAATTCTAGAGTCGAATCCTAGCAAGATGTTTCACCTTCCCCGTGCTTGTTTCTCCCAAATACCCATCTCTCCAGGGCATTGCGAAGTGTAATGATTGAGAGCTGTGAGATCCTACCCAAAAATATATTCCCATGGAAGAAAGCAAGCCTTGGGACCTTTCGCAATACTGAATCTCAGAGTCCTTTTAACAAGCCGTTTCTTTCTCTACCCCATGATTTGTTCCTTGTAGAGCCAAAAATGGAACATCCAAGCTACCGCCACGAAAAGCTAGTCCCATGGCCTGTGTCTGCAGGAGCCAAGAATGCCATGGCATCTGCAAGGGTCTCTAAGCTTGCCCACCCAAGAGTCCGAAAACATGTCTTCGAGGGCTACAACCCTTACAAGGTGTCCGGCGCTGCCCAGCACGCACAAGCCAGTCCCCGGCTTTTGGAGCTTAGTACTCCTCGGAGGCTGAGAACGAAGCATCTCTAAATCATCACGTGCTGTTCTCTGCAAATGCTGTTGCTTGCAAATTAAATGTTCTTTAATGTAGATCTGTGACCTGTGGCTGGGTCGTCTGCGTGGAACCCATTAGTGTGGCTGGGGTTTGGTTGAAGGATAGGAGGGTAGACGATGATCCTGATGGCAGACCGGCAGACTGGGTCAGTCTGTTGAAAAGCTTCCCATCCTCTCCTCCTATGAGCAAGAGATGGGCCAACGATTGCCATTGCTGTCATTAAAACTGTCATAAGCATTGCTTCGGAGTCAGCAAAACATGCATATCTCTGAGCAGCCGTATGCTGGGGTAAAATCAGACAAATGCTGCAACCAAGTATGAACATGAATAATCATTATGAATTTGCTCTAGTCGTAGCTACCCCTCATGCCCTTGCTGGTAAATTTGAGTTTGCGGGGATGAGAAGAAGAGATGTCAATGGGTGAACATGGGCTTATACGTGTGCTCGCAGCCCATCCTGATGCGCGGCCCACTCACGTGCTCTTTGCGTGTGTCCGTGTCAGTCGGTCACGGGACAAAAGTGAAGGTCTGTGGAGAAATGATTGAATAAATTGGTATGAACCATGTGTCAAGTCATTGGGAATAGCAAACAAATTAGCCAGTCCATTCACAGGTACATCGCTAACAGGAAAAGGTGGACTTGTTCATCCAGCCGTATTCCCGATCCAAATTCCAGACCCCTCCCGCTTTTGCTGCCATAAAAGCCCAGGCACATAATGTGGTCAGGAGGGAGAGACAGTAGTAGTTCTTGCAGATATAGAAGAATATAAGAAATATTTCTTATGAAATATAAGAAATATGTCTGAAAGCAAGACGGTTGGGGTTCCTCTTGTATCGAATAAACACTGTCTGTGAGCTGTCGAAGCCGTTCGAGTAGGACCAGACGGACCTGCTGTGCCACGGGATAACGGTCTGCTGAAGCGGGCTGGTTCCTTGCTCAAGGGCGGTCGCCATCACTTCAGAAACACTTGATAGCACTTTGCTTCCCAAGCTCAAATGCATAAGTGAAAACGAAGGCGAAGCAAATTGCCGGGCCGCGGGGTAGGAAATCTTCCCGTAATGACTGAATGCTAATAAAGCGCATCTCAACGGCTGAATCTTTATTGTTAGTGGCAAACCTGGACCTACCCTCTGGAGAAATTAAGCTGTACAGAACCGCTTCACTAGCCATCATCAAATAGAGAGGTCTGGTAGGAAATACAGCTCCGAGTCCAAATACGgctccactgctgctccccagcaGCGCGGGCTCCTCATTAGCGCGCCCTGTACACGGAGAAACAATTGGCTCTCTGACTGCGATGGTGAGTCACAGAGGGATACAAGGGTCCCCTTGCAGGGACCATTGGTTAGGAAAAGCCTTGGAGACAGGTGGGATTAAACAAGAGCTGATTGCAAGGAGGGTTTTGCTGTAGAAAATCCACATAACAGCTTCTATAACCACATCCTTTGCAGGTTACTGGCATGGCCACCACAAGAAGCCATCAACCAGCACGTCCCCTTCTGCCACCCAGAACTGCTCTGCAGCCTCTGTACTCAACTTTTGGTGGACTCAAACACAATCATTTCCCCAGACCTTTAAAAAACTGGATTCAGGCTTCTCAGTGAAGATGCCTTTGACAACGTTACTACTTGCCTCCATGAgaaaggtgcatctacacgtcatTAAATCAGTTTAGAAACCAACTGAGTTAAATCAGGACAACCTGTTTGCGTGGCAACCCCTTCAATCTGTTCAAGAGGGGGTTGTATGGATTGGGCTGAAACTGGGGAGGTATAGGACCGAGTCAGACTCTTCACCTAGAATAAGTGGCTATCAGAAGAGGGTGGGAGCGGTTTAACTAAACCACTTTACAAATTAACTTAGCTAAACGGGAGCACTTTCTTGTGCAGACAAGACCTTAACTTGTACGAGGTGCTGAGTCAAAACGGAGTTTGAGCAGAGGCGGTGACACCTTCTAACACGCAGTTACATCTGTACCATGCCTGCAAAATGCTAAATTCCTCATTCACCGCATCAGGATGAATTTACTTGCATAGGTGCACACAAAAATTGCAGACAAGCTGCCCTTTTTTCTCTCCGGGTCTATGAACAGGAGTGCTGCAATatctaaaaaaataatatttctcaTGCCCATTACCCAATACCTTACTATCTATCCCCTTAATAGTCTCGCTGACGCTATGAGATGGGCAGATTTGTTTCAGAGTTTGAATAAAAACATTAGCCCAAATGTTACTCAAGTCCACAGGCCAAAATGGGTGGAGTTGCACCAGAGGTGAATTTGGAGACTTAAAGGATGACTGTAGCTCCCAGAACGATCCAGATTTTCAAACCCGGTGCCAGATTCAGCTCTTAATCGGGGGTTTCCCTGTGGCCTTCCATTAGCTGCCACAGAAAGGCCAATTCCACAGGACAGAAGTCACCAGACTTCCCTTGTGACACGAACAAAAGGCAAGTGGAAAATCCCACCCCATTGTGAAGCAGGTGGGATTTTCAGAGGCCTCCAACCCGGCACACGCTCCGACAACACGAATGACATCTCCTAAGCGTGGCACTATCCCGTGACGTGCTGAGAGCTCCCGGTTTCTCTTTGCAATCCATGAAGGGGCATTTTGCAAGAATAGGCCTCAAATTCAGATGATGTTGTTCAGGCCTTTCCAGCCAGAAATGATTTGCACCAGCCGAGCGTCTCTCTTGCAATCTAGGTGCAGCTGGGCCAACAGACGGCACCCGAGGATCTGCTCAGACCTCTCATTTTGTATGAACTTGCCCCTCTGCCATAAACCCTCGATGCCGTAAGCTGGGCCCAGGTTCCCGCCAGCTATCCAGTTGGCTCTTCTCTACCCCAAAGCTTCAGCCCTTGCAAGCTGTCCCTTCATGCCTACGTGATGGCCCTTCCCTCCTGTATGGACGACTTGTCGTTCGTGGAGTCGGGCTCAGAGATTCATAAAGCTCAAGGAACCAGCAGCGCAGGCGTCCGACGCCCAGTTTAACCCAGGCTGTTACGTTTCCCCCCGGCCAAGCGCATTCACCTGGGGCAGAAGACCGGGCAcggatgcaccttatagactaaatcagaggtgcCTAAGTCAGCGCAGGGCTGCCAAAGCTGATAcgcctctgatttagttagtctgtaaggtgcatctctgccTTGCCTTCATACTGGCAGGGCTAACGACCCCTCTCTGCTCACCAACTCGAGCGTGCAGGAAGGGCTGCCACCCACCGCCGCCTCCGGCTTGCCTGGACCCCTGGCCATGGGTCATTCCCTGCCCCCGGACCTGCAAACTGCCCCTTCAACCTGCCCCCCCGTCCCCATCCCTCCCagacctgccccctgcccctcagccggacccccccccactgcagaccCCTGCCTTGTCCTCGCaagcccccccttccccattcctgcacacccccaggcaccccctccccttccctgccccctcaccccataagccccccaccccttccccattccCGCAGACCCCCTGGCACCCCCAaaccccctcctcttccacctcccCTATTCCCACAGACCCCCGGCACCCCCCACCCTTTcgctgccccaccagcccccccacccttccccattcCCGCACACCCCCTGGCACCCCCAaaccccccaccctttccctgcccccccaagccccccaccccttccccattccTGCAGAACTCCTCAGCACCCctaaccccctcccctgccccccaagccccccacccccaggcaccccATTCCTTTGCgccccccaaaccccctgccccccatcccaggcgcccctcccctgcccccacccccagacaccccaagccccctccccctcaagcccccccagcccccggccccgcccctccTCCCGGCGCCGCAGCCAATGAGCGGCCCGCGCCGCATCCggggctcccgccccccccccccggccccgctcGCTCACACTCGGCCATGGCGGAGGTGAGTGCTggggggggccgggccgggcctgccCCGGCCTCTGCCTGGGGGGGCGGCGAGCAGGGGCCGGGGGCTCCCGGGGGGGGCAGCATTGGTTGGGGGCAAACAGGGGCTGGGgtctcgggggagggggggcagcattggttggggggctggggtctcgggggaggggggcattggttggggggcagcaggggctggggtctcctgagggggcagcaggggctggggtctcctgagggggcagcaggggctggagggaaccGGGGTGTGGggtctttggggggggggggggggcacgggtctccgagggcagcaggatgtgggggggggggcaggaagggggcgtTGGGGGCTGGGTCCCCGGCATCGCACGGCCGCCGCTTTGCCCCGTCCGGCCGAGGAGACGTCCCGCTTGCGCGGCGGGGCGCGCTCCGCCcgtccccccgccagcccccggGGTCCGGCCGGCGGTGCCAGGCGGGGGACATGGCGGGACGTGTCCACGGTGAGACCCTCGCTGTGCCGTGGGCTTGGGGAAACGAGCGCCGCAGTCCCGGCCGTCGTCTCCACCGCCGCGAGACATCATTCGCCGCAACAAGCGGCAGCCGGTTCCCACCGCGGCTCGGCCTTCGCACCGGCCCCGGTAAAGCCGCGGGGACGCTGCGCCCGTAGCTGAGCTGAAACGTCGGCCCGGGACTTCGTCGCAGCAGCGTCAAGGAGTTCCTCCGAGCGCGAGGCGTCGAGACgtccctctcccccagcagccGTGTGCGTACAGTGATGAGGCGCGCAGGAGGCGCCGGGGACCGTTTGACATCCTGCTAACCGGACTTCGCGGTGAACCCGTCGCAGCTGCGCGGCCCAAGATGGGTCAGAGGGTCTTTTGCCTCGTTCGTTTTGATGAGCTCGGTGCTCAAAAGTTGCCAGGCGGACGTTACCGAGCGAGTGAGCTTCGTATACTCGCTTTCTTTGCCCGGGCCGCAGATCCTGGTCGACACGTGGGGAATACCAGCCCTCTTTTCCCCCAAACTTTCAGGAATGTGGACAAGGCGATGGAGCAAGGAGGAGCGCTTCTGCAATGTGCCGGCGTTGAGAGAGACCCTTTGCGCAGCCATGAGCTGCCTGGAAGTGTCCTGAGAAATCATCACAGTGATTAGAGGAATAAATGGGAAGGGAAACCTCTCTTCGTCCCTCTCCGTCGCTCTCCCCTACTTCCCTGCCAGGGTAGCGGCCGCCGGAGGTGTTATCTCTGCCGGTGCTCTGGACAGACACATAATCCCCTTCCGCTTGAAAACAGCCCCGTGGTCGCTGTGTCTTTTAACAGAGTCCCTGAAAATTTTCGACCTTGCaatcagggacagggacccctgAGTCTTGTTAAGATGGCAAACACAAAAGCGTAAGCGATTAATTAGTCGGCGGTTGCGTTCCTCGATTCTGCCGAAGAAGCGGCGATTTGGGGCAAGTCGGAAGCGGCTCGGATGCCAGCCAGGTTGGTGGGCAAGAGAGCGGCTTTCAGCATCATCACGGGGGGGGCTTTCAAAACCCAACACGACCGCTGTGAGTCGGGCAGGCAGTCGGAGCATACAGCgtggccaggggcaggagcagctgcatcTGGGATAAACGCCATCCTTGATCTGGAGGTGGCCTTTCATACCTCGGGGCCATGCTGTTGGCTTCCTTCTGCCAAGCTGACGGTACAATTTTAAGTGTCGGACCACAGCTttcgccttcaagagaaatcatCTTCCGTTGGATGGCGACGACTGCAGTCCGCAACATTTCTTCCCTTCTGGAGCCGTTGCAGCCTGGTCTCGCTTCCTAGCCCGTCGCTTTGCCCTGCCTGGCTTGGCCTCACCACGGCCACCCATTAATGTATGGGATGTGTCATCGTGGTGCTTCACGTGCAACATGGTCGAAGCGGAGGTCTGAGAGCAGGTTGCTGGCTCTGCCTGGTCCTTCTGGTCCCTTCTCTGTCCAAATATGCCGTCACCTTTAGATTGGTCTTCATCGCTGCCGTCTTCATGGTGATTTTCAACCTGGGccagcttccctttccccttgatgTCATGCTGCTTCTCAGTTTTGAGTCTTTCCCCATCCTCGCTGATCTGAAGGTGTCCATGATGGGTTTGCATCATTAATATAAGCTCATTTTACTCTTTATTTCACTGCATGGTCTTCACTGACATGTTTCCCAATCAATTTGTCCACACCTGACGATTATACTCAGTCCTTAGTTACAACAGCAGCCTTCCTCTTTGAGTCGTGTTGGACACGTTTCCTTGCTGGCCTCCCAACAGCGCAGTGAGGGAGGTACAGTCCACGGGCAAGTTGTTGCCTCAGGGAACGGGAGACAGATCGGGCAAGTCGCTCGCGGCTGCAGAACGTGAGGTTGGACCCTGCCGTCCTcatgcagccagggctgcttacTCCGCAGACCTTGATTTATAGAGTATTTTTATACTTTGTTGCATCCCGTTGGTCCCCAACGAAGGGACAGTTCCTCTTCTCTTGGGTATAAGCCATCTCCTCCGTGCTAAAGCACTGAAACGGggtacctagagaggtggtggactctccatccttggaggttttgaagacccagctagacaaagccttggctgggatagtctagttggggctggtcctgcttggagcagggggttggaccagatgtgacctcccgatgtcccttcaaccctcattttctgtgattgtaTGCTAAAATCTAGGTATGACTCCAAAATAAAG
It includes:
- the SPMAP2 gene encoding testicular haploid expressed gene protein, with the protein product MFCPGFPLKLPSTPCPLSPRGSQTFSATVLLGNQLLDMSPSPGRELGSGVCPEKSTATVTHVQAWDSTKESRLSYLARPKINHQINYNKVSVYWTDKVPSKAGRFTVPVLTARQEQLSQPKKICPGFEENRNRPSPEWLVGAASRHAMASPRVKELARPKEVSQAWEAERSVYTIVSEGARKAAPRERTIHLAKPKRRDFSACLNATSIPPPRKHFTRTKSLAKPKMEHPSYRHEKLVPWPVSAGAKNAMASARVSKLAHPRVRKHVFEGYNPYKVSGAAQHAQASPRLLELSTPRRLRTKHL